The stretch of DNA GAAGCGGTGCCGGTGATGCGGTTAAGAAATAAACCGGCTTAAATTTAAGAGTATATTTATGACACGACACTATTTCGGCACCGACGGGGTGCGTGGGCGTGTGGGTGAGTTTCCCATGACCCCTGATTTCGCCATGCGCTTGGGATGGGCCGCCGGCAAGGTTTTGGCAGCTTCCGGTACCAAAGAGGTGCTGATCGGCAAGGACACTCGGGCCAGTGGTTATATGCTCGAATCGGCGCTGGAGGCGGGGTTCTCCGCCGCGGGTATCAATATTGCGCTGGCTGGCCCCTTGCCAACCCCGGCCGTGGCTTATCTCACCTCTACTTTTCGTGCCGATGCCGGGGTCGTGATTAGCGCCTCCCATAACCCCTACTATGACAATGGGATCAAGTTCTTTTCCGGCGAGGGTACCAAGCTTTCGGACCAGCAGGAGCATGATATTGAAGCGTTGCTTGCCTTGGCCCTGGAACAGGGCATTGAGTGTGTCGAAAGCGCCGCGTTGGGTAAGGCTCGCCGGGTGGATGATGCGTCAGGTCGTTATATCGAGTTTTGTAAGGGTACCTTTCCCGCCCAGCTTAATTTACGGGGGCTCAAGATTGTGGTTGATAGCGCAAACGGTGCTGCCTACAAGATCGCCCCTGCCGTTTACAGGGAACTGGGAGCCGATGTGATCAGCATTAATGATCAACCCAACGGTGTGAACATTAATGCTGAGTGCGGAGCGACCCATCTCGATAGCCTGGTAGCCGCTGTTAAGGAGCATGGCGCGGATCTCGGCATCGCCCTCGATGGGGACGCCGATCGCTTAATGCTGGTCGATGATCAGGGAGAGGTGGTCGATGGCGACCAGATTCTGTTTATATTGGCTCGTTCGGCCTTGGATAAGGGAACTCTTAAAGGGGGAGTGGTCGGCACCCAGATGAGTAATCTGGGGTTGGAGCTTGCCCTTGCCGATCACAACATCCCTTTCGTCCGTGCCAAGGTCGGTGATCGTTATGTCATGGAACAACTTCATCAGCGGGGATGGTGCCTGGGGGGCGAAAACTCGGGCCATATTCTGGTGCTGGATGAGGTGACCACCGGTGATGCTATCGTTGCCTCCCTGCAGGTGTTGGCGGCAGCGCTGGAGAACAATACTTCATTAGCGCAGCTCAAGGCCGGTATGGTTAAGTTTCCACAGCAGCTGATTAATGTTCGCTTTGGCAAGGATGTGCAGGATCCTTTGACCGACAATCGTGTGGTCCAGGCGGTTAATGACGCCGAGCATTCGCTCGATAATCGGGGCCGTGTATTGCTGCGTAAATCGGGTACCGAGCCCCTGATCCGGGTTATGGTGGAAGCCGACGATGAGCGGCTTTGTACCCGGCATGCGGAGCATCTGGCAGAGGTGATACGCAATATAACGGCAGCCTGATATAAGATCCCGCTTCGGCGGGATTTTTTGATCCATTTTATGCGGGCACCTTAAACATAAACTTAATCCACGACAAAATATAAATACATCGATGTTTTCTTTTGCCAGTTGTTTTTATCTAAAGGTCGTATAATAATTAACCCATCTTTAAACTATTCATTCAAAGAAGGATATTAAGAATGTCTGACCTTGGTAAATCTCTGTTAAAGAAAACCACTCTGAATAAGACCATCAAGTCTCTTACTAACCAGGAGCTTGAAAAGCTTGCTGCTAACCTTGGCGATGTCATTAAAAAGCGCAAGGCCGACGAGAAAAAGCAGATTGAATCCAAAAAGCAGAAAAAGCTTGAGGAGATCAAAAAGCTGATGAACGAGGCGGGGTTGAGCCCGAAAGACCTTGGCGTTGAAAAGGCAAAACGTGGCCGCAAGGCTAAAGCGCCTAAAAAGGCTGGCACCAAGGTGGCTGCCAAATATCAGATCACCGATGCCGAGGGTAAGGTTCACCAGTGGACTGGACGTGGTCGCACTCCCAAGGTGTTTCAGGCCTACTTTGACCAAGGGCATACCAAAGAGGAGTGCCTCATCTAGGAGCGCTCGCCTCTGTCGTATTCAAGGCCCCTAAGCAGGGGCTTTTTTCGTTGAGCCTTACATACTATGGATAGGATGGGTTGGCGTTATAGTGGCCCCCTACCTAGAATGGACTGCAAAGGATTTTATCAATCAGGGTGGGTGCATAATGAGCAATATCGTATGGCATGATCAGGCGGTTACCAAGGCCGATAGAGCCCGGCTGGCTAAGCAGAAGCCTTGTCTGGTCTGGTTTACCGGACTCAGTGGTTCTGGAAAGTCAACCATCGCCAATGCCCTGGAGCAGGAACTCCACCGCCGAGGGTTTCATACCTATCTGCTCGACGGTGACAATGTTCGCCACGGTTTGAATAAAGATCTGGGTTTTACCGATGAAGATCGGGTGGAGAATATCCGCCGTATCGGGGAGATGGCCAAGCTCTTTGTCGATGCCGGAGTCATTGTTATGAGCGCTTTTATCTCTCCCTTTGCGGCCGAGCGCGATATGGTGCGGGGTCTGCTGGATACCGAAGAGTTTATTGAAGTCTATATGAACGCCCCCCTGGATGTCTGTGAGGAGCGTGACCCCAAAGGCCTCTACCAAAAAGCACGTAGGGGAGAGATCCAGAACTTTACCGGTATCGACTCCGCGTATGAAATTCCCCGCAAGCCCGATGTGACTATCGATACCGGAACCTTACCGGTAGAGGCCTGTGTAGGGCGTCTCATCGACTATATGGAGGCGAACGGGTATATCTAGCAGCAACTGAATAATGCCCTGCGTACCTGTACGCGGAGGTCGGGCTTCAGCCCGACAAACCGAACCAGCGTTAGGGCGTGATACAAGGATCTTATCATGGCGAGCGCTGAATGGATCGTATTGCTGGCGTTGGTGGCGCTGCTGGCAGCGCTGGTGACGACCCGTGTCCGCCCGGCATTTCTGTTCGGCGGTTGCTTGCTCGGCCTCTACCTTCTGGGACTGATAGAACGCTCCCAGATGCTTTCCAACTTTATCAACGGTTCCCTGCTGACCCTGCTGCTGCTTCTGCTGGTGTCGGTAGGGCTGGAAAAAAGTCGGCTGCTGGATTGGGCAACGCGAACGCTTCTGAATCGCGGCGAGCGCCGCTCGCTGTTGCGCCTGGGTTCCCTGGCTGCGCTCCTGTCGGCCTTTCTCAACAACACCGCGGTGGTCGCTGCACTTATGGGACGCATCGCTTCCCAGGAGCGTATTGCCCCCTCCCGTTTGTTGATCCCGCTCTCCTACGGCGCTGTGTTGGGGGGCACCACAACCCTTATCGGTACCTCCACCAACCTGATCGTAAACAGTTTTGTAGAGGCGGCGGGGGGGACTCCGCTGGGATTGAGTGACTTCATGTGGGTAGGTATACCGCTTGCAGTCGCCGGCATATTGGCCTGCGTTCTCCTGGGGCCCAGGTTACTGCCCAGCTACCCATCAGTGAAGCGGCAGCAGCGCCGTTATTTCGCTGAAGCCCGGGTCGAGGAGGGGGCGCCGCTTGTAGGCCGGACGGTGCGGGAAAACAAACTGCGCCAACTCGATAAACTTTTCCTGGTGGAGTTGGTGCGGGGCGAGCGTGTTATTGCGCCGGTAAGTCCCGACCTGCTCCTCGAGGCGGGCGATCGTTTGCTGTTTAATGGCGAAACGGGGAACTTGCAGCAACTGGATGCCATCGAGGGGTTGGCACTGCCCCACGAAGCCGAAGGGGGCGAAGCAATACAGGGGGGCATGGCAGAGGCGGTGGTTTCCAACACTTCCAGCCTGGTGGGTAAGTCGCTTAAGCATACGGGATTTCGCAGCCGCTACGACGCAGCTGTGGTTGCGGTCAATAGAGGACATGAGCAACTCTCGGGTAAGCTCGGGAGCATAGAGCTGCAGGTGGGAGACTGTTTGCTGCTCTCTGCCGGAGAGGATTTTGAACAGCGGGCTCGCGATAGCGGCGATCTGCACCTGATCAGTAGCGAACAGGGAGGAGGGCGCTTGAGCCCCAGGGGTAGCCTGGTTTCATTACTTGCCTTCATCACCGTTATCGCCCTGGCCGCCAGTGGCCTGCTGCCACTGTTCGATGGTTTGATCCTTTTGCTGAGCCTCTATCTGCTGTCGGGCTGGGTCAGTGTTCCCGAGCTGGTACAACGCTTCCCCTACCAGCTATTGCTGGTGATCGGCAGCGCCCTGGGTATTGCCCAGGTCGTACAGGATGTAGGGCTGGTAGACCGGGCGGTGGCGCTCGTGGTTCCGGATGCGAGCAGCGCCTCTCCCTGGGTGGCGCTACTCAGCATCTACCTGCTCACCATGGTACTGACGGAGCTGGTGACCAATAACGTGGCCGCGGCCCTGGCATTCCCGGTAGCCTGGGGGCTGGCCGAAAGTTTGGGTGTCTCCACCATGCCCTTCGTCATGGTGGTCGCCTATGGCGCCAGCGCCAGCTTTCTTACCCCCTACGGTTACCAGACCAACCTTATGGTATACGGCGCCGGTAACTATCGCTTCGTCGACTACCTGCGGATGGGGTTCCCCATCAGCCTCATCTACGGCCTGTTGGTGATGTGGCTGGTGCCACTGTTTTTCCCTTTCTAGTTTCGCCAGTCCCTCCTGCCCACCACCTACGCAGAAAAACTGTGATCTCCTACACGCAAATGGGGATCGTCCTGTTTCTTGTATGGAGTCTATTTTTTTACTATCGCAGCTCAAGCTTTGTACAGATGTATGCCTCATAACCAACAAAGGATTGTTGGCACATGGATAAGGACACCTTTACTCAGTCGGGCTTGCCGGCCCTGGTAATCGGTGCACGCCTGTTGGGCGTAGCCGCTTCTGTACCGCAGTTACAGCACCGTTTTCCCCCCGCGCCGGAGTCCGATGAACTCAAGCAGCTGGTCCGGATCGCCAAGTCGGTGGGGTTGAGGGCCCGCTTACACAGTACCTCCACCCTCCAGCTACTGAAGCTTCCTATGCCGCTACTGGCCCGCTATAAAGATGGGCGGTTTATAGTGGTGGTTCGCCGTGAGAAAGGAGAGGTACTGGTACAGGATCCAGCCAAGACGGCACCCGAGCGCCTATCCGTGGATGTACTGGACAACCTGGTGAGTGGCGACTGTATTTTGCTGCAAACGGCTGGCGGAAGGGGGGCTGGCAGTCGTCGCTTTGATATCCGTTGGTTCATACCCGCGCTAAAAAAACACCGAAAGCTGCTTACCGAAGTTCTTCTCGCCTCGGTGTTTATCCAGCTCTTCTCGCTGGTCACGCCGCTCTTTTTCCAGGTCATTATTGATAAGGTGCTTGCTCACAAGGGCTATACGACCCTCGATGTGCTGGCTTTTGGGCTACTGGTGATTGCGTTGTTTGAGGTGGCACTGGGCACCTTGCGAAACTACCTGTTTGCCCATACCAGCAACCGTATCGACCTGATCCTGGGTGCCCGTCTGTTCGACCACCTGATCCACCTTCCCATCGCCTACCACCAGCGCCGGCGTACGGGAGAGACGGTGGCACGGGTTCGGGAGCTCGATAGCCTGAGGCAGTTTTTGACCGGCTCTGCACTGACGCTGTGCGTAGATCTTCTCTTCAGCCTGTTGTTTTTTCTGGTGCTCTACCTGTATAGCCCGCTGCTGTGCTCTATCGTCGCCGTTTCGATTCCTTGTTATGTGGCGCTGTCGGCTTTGGTGACGCCCCTGTTGAAAGCGCGCCTGGAGGAGAAGTTTCAACTCGGAGCCGCCAATCAATCTTTTTTGGTGGAATCGGTCAGCGGTATTGAGACTCTTAAATCAATGGCCGTTGAACCCCGCATGCAGCGCCAGTGGGAGGATCAGCTGGCCGCCTATGTGCGCGCCGATTTCCGCGCTTCGCAACTGGGAAACCTGGCGAGCCAGCTGGCGTTCGGCATCAGCAAACTGGTCACCGTTGCGATACTCTGGGTGGGGGCTCAGCAGGTGATCGCCGGTGCTATGAGTGTCGGTATGCTGGTTGCGTTTAATATGATCGCGGCTCGTATCAACGCCCCCATACTGCGCCTTGTCCAGCTGTGGCAGGATTTCCAGCAGGCGGGACTTTCCATCGAGCGCCTGGGTGAAATTCTCAATATTCCGACCGAAAATAGAAACTCTACCCGCACCAGCAGTGCAGGGGTGATCCAGGGTCGTATCCGCTTTGAGCAGGTCGGTTTCCGCTATGACCCCCAACGCCCTGCTGCCCTGAGGCAGCTCTCTTTTGAGATAAAGGCGGGTGAAATAGTTGGCATAATCGGGCGGTCGGGCTCGGGGAAAAGCACCATCGCCCGTTTACTGCAGCGCTTATACCTGCTTGAAAGTGGCCGGATAATGGTCGATGAGATGGATCTGGCGGTGGCCGATCCCGACTGGTTGCGTCAGCAGGTGGGGGTGGTATTGCAGGATAACTTCCTCTTTAACCGCTCGATTCGCGATAACATCGCGCTCGCCGACCCGGGGGCTTCACTGGAACGGGTGATGCAGGTTGCGCAACTGTCCGGTGCCCATGAGTTTATCCTGCAGCTTCCCGAGGGCTATGACACCGAGGTGGGCGAGCAGGGCTGTGGACTTTCAGGAGGGCAGAAGCAGCGCATCGCCATCGCGCGGGCACTGCTAAAGGATCCGCGTATCCTGATTTTTGATGAGGCCACCAGTGCCCTCGATTATGAATCGGAGCGGGTGATCCAGCAGCAACTGCGCAGAATAGCCCGGAACCGAACGCTGATCATCATCGCTCACCGGCTGTCGACGGTGGCCGAAGCGAATAAGATTCTGGTCATGGAGCAGGGGCACCTGGTCGAGCAGGGTGCCCCTGCGGAGTTACTTAAGCTCAAGGGGCACTATGCACGGATGCTTGCGCTGCAGGCTGGTGGAGCGGGCCCATGATAGCGGCAGGCCGCCTTCAGAGGTGGAGAAGCGCCTGGCAAGCTCGACGGCAGGAGCGCCTGCGTTGTGCCTTCCTTCCCGATGCACTCGCAGTCGAACAGTCAGCGCCTAACCCATTGGGTCGACTGTTCAGCCTGATGATCATGGGACTATTTGTTGTTGCACTTGGGTGGGGATGGTTTGGCCAGATCGATATAGTGGCGGTTGCCCGAGGCAAGCTGGTACCGGTTGTGGGGGTCGCCTCGATTCAGTCTGAGTTGATGGGGCGAATAATGACGCCGCCTGTAAAGGAGGGAGCACTGGTAAAAGCCGGAGATCTCCTTGTGACGCTCGACGACACCATGATCCGCGCCGATATAGAGAGCCTGGGCGAGCAGATAAGCGTGGTTCTGGAGCGGCTCGAAAGGCAACGAGCGCGTCGAGGTCTGGTCGATCATATGGGCACCATCCCCCTGGG from Aestuariirhabdus litorea encodes:
- the glmM gene encoding phosphoglucosamine mutase; this encodes MTRHYFGTDGVRGRVGEFPMTPDFAMRLGWAAGKVLAASGTKEVLIGKDTRASGYMLESALEAGFSAAGINIALAGPLPTPAVAYLTSTFRADAGVVISASHNPYYDNGIKFFSGEGTKLSDQQEHDIEALLALALEQGIECVESAALGKARRVDDASGRYIEFCKGTFPAQLNLRGLKIVVDSANGAAYKIAPAVYRELGADVISINDQPNGVNINAECGATHLDSLVAAVKEHGADLGIALDGDADRLMLVDDQGEVVDGDQILFILARSALDKGTLKGGVVGTQMSNLGLELALADHNIPFVRAKVGDRYVMEQLHQRGWCLGGENSGHILVLDEVTTGDAIVASLQVLAAALENNTSLAQLKAGMVKFPQQLINVRFGKDVQDPLTDNRVVQAVNDAEHSLDNRGRVLLRKSGTEPLIRVMVEADDERLCTRHAEHLAEVIRNITAA
- a CDS encoding type I secretion system permease/ATPase — its product is MDKDTFTQSGLPALVIGARLLGVAASVPQLQHRFPPAPESDELKQLVRIAKSVGLRARLHSTSTLQLLKLPMPLLARYKDGRFIVVVRREKGEVLVQDPAKTAPERLSVDVLDNLVSGDCILLQTAGGRGAGSRRFDIRWFIPALKKHRKLLTEVLLASVFIQLFSLVTPLFFQVIIDKVLAHKGYTTLDVLAFGLLVIALFEVALGTLRNYLFAHTSNRIDLILGARLFDHLIHLPIAYHQRRRTGETVARVRELDSLRQFLTGSALTLCVDLLFSLLFFLVLYLYSPLLCSIVAVSIPCYVALSALVTPLLKARLEEKFQLGAANQSFLVESVSGIETLKSMAVEPRMQRQWEDQLAAYVRADFRASQLGNLASQLAFGISKLVTVAILWVGAQQVIAGAMSVGMLVAFNMIAARINAPILRLVQLWQDFQQAGLSIERLGEILNIPTENRNSTRTSSAGVIQGRIRFEQVGFRYDPQRPAALRQLSFEIKAGEIVGIIGRSGSGKSTIARLLQRLYLLESGRIMVDEMDLAVADPDWLRQQVGVVLQDNFLFNRSIRDNIALADPGASLERVMQVAQLSGAHEFILQLPEGYDTEVGEQGCGLSGGQKQRIAIARALLKDPRILIFDEATSALDYESERVIQQQLRRIARNRTLIIIAHRLSTVAEANKILVMEQGHLVEQGAPAELLKLKGHYARMLALQAGGAGP
- a CDS encoding SLC13 family permease — translated: MASAEWIVLLALVALLAALVTTRVRPAFLFGGCLLGLYLLGLIERSQMLSNFINGSLLTLLLLLLVSVGLEKSRLLDWATRTLLNRGERRSLLRLGSLAALLSAFLNNTAVVAALMGRIASQERIAPSRLLIPLSYGAVLGGTTTLIGTSTNLIVNSFVEAAGGTPLGLSDFMWVGIPLAVAGILACVLLGPRLLPSYPSVKRQQRRYFAEARVEEGAPLVGRTVRENKLRQLDKLFLVELVRGERVIAPVSPDLLLEAGDRLLFNGETGNLQQLDAIEGLALPHEAEGGEAIQGGMAEAVVSNTSSLVGKSLKHTGFRSRYDAAVVAVNRGHEQLSGKLGSIELQVGDCLLLSAGEDFEQRARDSGDLHLISSEQGGGRLSPRGSLVSLLAFITVIALAASGLLPLFDGLILLLSLYLLSGWVSVPELVQRFPYQLLLVIGSALGIAQVVQDVGLVDRAVALVVPDASSASPWVALLSIYLLTMVLTELVTNNVAAALAFPVAWGLAESLGVSTMPFVMVVAYGASASFLTPYGYQTNLMVYGAGNYRFVDYLRMGFPISLIYGLLVMWLVPLFFPF
- a CDS encoding H-NS family nucleoid-associated regulatory protein: MSDLGKSLLKKTTLNKTIKSLTNQELEKLAANLGDVIKKRKADEKKQIESKKQKKLEEIKKLMNEAGLSPKDLGVEKAKRGRKAKAPKKAGTKVAAKYQITDAEGKVHQWTGRGRTPKVFQAYFDQGHTKEECLI
- the cysC gene encoding adenylyl-sulfate kinase codes for the protein MSNIVWHDQAVTKADRARLAKQKPCLVWFTGLSGSGKSTIANALEQELHRRGFHTYLLDGDNVRHGLNKDLGFTDEDRVENIRRIGEMAKLFVDAGVIVMSAFISPFAAERDMVRGLLDTEEFIEVYMNAPLDVCEERDPKGLYQKARRGEIQNFTGIDSAYEIPRKPDVTIDTGTLPVEACVGRLIDYMEANGYI